The Liolophura sinensis isolate JHLJ2023 chromosome 12, CUHK_Ljap_v2, whole genome shotgun sequence genome segment aatatgacggcagccagcattatggtgggaggaaaagaCTCGATTGAAGGTCAGAATCCTACATCTCGGCAGCATGTGCTACTGCATATGTTTGCTTTGATTTGCTGCCATCACAAAACAAGCTTGATCTTTTACTCCCAAGAATCTTTTGTGTTCTGGGGGCCTCTTTGGGCAAGGGGGTTAGCAGGACAGTCCGCTGCAGcaatctctcaccaatacggtagctgttctgctcatgctggcttccactccagccgtaggtctgtcagcaacttgtggatggccatgggtttccctcggggctctgcccggtttcctcaccataattcaccataatgcttgccaccatcggatgagtgaaaaattcttgagtgtggcgtacacaccaatcaaataaatctctGGTGTTCTTGCTGTAACCAAACTGACAACTGATGAGGTGGCCGATTCAAATCCAGACACAGTACTGCAGCTTTCCTATGCTGATAGACAGAGAGCTACAGGGTGAAAGCTAACAAAAACAGGTGGATAACCTGGACACAGATCCTTGGCtaattttcacacaaaacttGACCTCCGTTCAGTAACAATGGATGTTTCATGTAAAGCCATGTCATGCGATGCCGTTCAAGCCATACTAGTAGTTTTTCacttctgtaattcttcaaccgttccgcatctttgcaaggtgtttatttaagcacatGCTAAAGGCATTATACTGTGcagattttttgtgaagccctgaaattggccacttcaaccaatgtagttatGCCCTTAAAACCAACttcaaaatgtgaataaattacactgaaagttcctctttcacatgtgaaaaggttgagaaattagggtactTGTGCTCTAGGCAAGGTACACTCCACTCCAACAGAAGTctgccatattggattttggtCGCCAAAGAACCCGCCCAGTTTCTCTAGCTCCTACCCTTTCCTGAACACACCATCGGCAATACATGTAAGATTATTTTACTGGGGCCACTTTCCTTAAACTTCGTCAATCACTTACGAAAAAACTATgagaaatatcacttttgtgAAAGGGGCCCCTGTTAACTCAAATCCAGCTACTTGGATATGCAAGGTATACCTGGATCTGTAGCATGTTTCAATCTGCAGGCTCGTCAGGTCCCTCACACTGGCTTACACAAAGCACTACTGGTTCATTCCGTGTCATTTCAGTCGGCTGTTATGGTGAACACTGAAAAGTGGTCCTACAGGGTACCTACCTTACCTACAGGGTATTTTCTACCCTGTAGGTAGATTTTCAGACTTCTAGGCCCATTGAATTGGAAGTTATGGTCATCCAAAAAAGCCTCCAGAACAGATATCCTATTCGCGACGGTTGAAAATGAACTTTACAGGGTGTTTTTGGATGGTTATATCTCTTGGAATTTGGGGCTATAACTTGAGAAACCTTCCTCCTATATGTCAAggaattttcaagaattttttcacaaaaatgcaaGAGggtcaccacaaaaaaaaattttatttggctGATTTGACATGGAATGACACTCCTGTCTCGTCCACCAaaaaacctgactgccatcccagacaataaatgacctaaaatttcaatagttgctcattttgcctgattctgcaTGAATCTGCAAAGTTCTAGCTTTCTGAGGTAAAGAACTAAGACATAAAATACCAAtattcccccaggctctgcacggtttcctctcaccataatgatggccgcagTCAaactagtgaaatattcttgtaagtatggtgtaaaaacaccaatgaaataaaacaaatgaataaaataccagtgacagtgatgtgaatcaGACAGCCACAATGTGTGACAACAAACATTTGATAAACTGATCAGTGGTTCAGCAATCCTCTAGTCTGGACATAGTACTAGTATTCTATcatctgattttatttatttatttgaatggtggttcatgccgtattcaagaatatttcacttatacgacggtggccagcacaatggagggaggaaaccaggcagagcccaagagaaacccacgaccatgtgcacgttgctgccagaccttcccacgtacagccgagaggaagccagcatgagctggacttgaactcagagtgaccgcagtggtgagaggctcctgggtcattatgctgcgctatcCATCATCTGAATGTAAATTGACATTTGAGTAAACTGGCATTAATTAGTACCTGACAGGGAACAAATAAAAGctgaataaaacacaaacaggcaTTACTTCTAGTAAATTATCTCATAAAACCTCAACAACTTTTAATCAGTCTACAAATCATTCATAGTTTTCTTTCTCAGGCACAAATATACATCAAATGTACACCATACAAATTCTTAGcataggggagataactttgatATTGTAATATATAAGTTACCCCTTTTATTACACacttgaaatttgcaatttggaATATGGCACACGCAGTAtgtagttgtatttatttacatgtttgtaattggTGCTTTCAagatttttcactgatatatggaagtcagttttatcagtggagggaaaccagagtgcagaagtaaaaccactgacctttggtatgTTACCAGCAAAACTATCCCCACCTTTGACACGCACGTTTCACTGATGGaggacaagtggccttcaacaaaACACTAAACCAAGCCACACAAGGATCAATAATAAGTCTGACGAATCAGTGATCCACAACCAGTGGCCACCTGCACTTAGTAACCACCTGCACTTAGTAACCACCTTCACCTAGTGACCACCTCCACCTAGTGACCATCTGCAACTAGTGACCACCTGCAATTAGTGACCACCTGCAATTAGTGACCACCCAAATTATGAGTTAATCAGCCCAGATGATAACAATCTACGACTGTCAAGCATTTTGCTTTGAGCTTTCATATGGCATTTCACTAACTTTTGAACCCTGATGTCACaatgggtacatgtatctagatgGATTCACTGAAGGTTCAATGACAAAGGGTCACTGCTGAAGGTCATATCTGGTACATCAGCAAACTACATCCTGTACAAACTATCAGAGGATATCATGAAATGGGAAATGCCTTGGTTCACGCTGTGACCCACTGTGACCTGTTGTACCCACTGTACAACTTGTAACATCATCGACAAATTATCTGGTGCTCAATCTGAGATATCAAGAAACAGGAAATGCCTTTGTTCCAGCTGTGACCCGTTGTACTCACTGTACAACTTGTAACATCATCGACAAATTATCTGGTGCTCATTCTGAGATATCAAGAAACAGGAAATGCCTTTGTTCCAGCTGTGACCCGTTGTACTCACTGTACAACTGGTAACATCATCAAACAAATTATCTGGTGCCCATTCTGAGACATTATGAAACAGGAAATGCCTCTGTTCCAGCTGTGACCCATTGTACCCACTGTAGAACTTGCAACATAATCAACAAATTATCCAGTTTCCAATCTGAGACATCACAGAATTGAAAATACCTCATGACTGACAGAATGGCAACTTTTTACAGCATAACTTTTCTTGTACAACTGGCTTCACCCAAAGCTTCATGGAATGGAAAATGCCTTGAAAAGTTCCTTGCACTCCTGTCAGGAACATTTTTCAGAGAATGTAAAACACAGTTCTTCTGAGCCTTGTGCAAGTCCCTTCTGTTTGGTCGACAACCTACTCTCTCTATCATGCGTCCATTTCTGGATCAACCCAGCTCGTCTGTGACtatcaggtcatgtgaccaccaTGGGTGTGGTCTGCTGATCTCAGATTCTGCAGAGTGGATACATCATGCTGTCCACTTTAAACATCTGGAATATGCgtggaagaaaaaacaaatgaaatcaaaattgaTTCTGGCATAGTaacttttgttcatttattttacttgttgGTAACTGCAAGAATATTCTCAGGTGGTGTTTGCTTTTAGCCTTTTTAGAAAACTGCAGTGTGCAAGGATTTAAAACCATGAAACCATGCCAAGTACCatattttgtcttaaaaattGGCCCTAAAAAGGTGCAACTtcagaaacaaatatatttcctattacattacttttggtgctcAATCTTTAAATGTTCCTTGTGCACTATTatcataccttccaaacaaaacacaaaacatcacacTGAGATGAATAGAATAAAGATATGGCAAAACTGTACATGTCTAATTAGAGTTTTATCAGTACAAAGAGCTGCCTCATCTGGTATCCCTGTGTGTCCCCAGACACCTGACACTGCTGTACCTTGTgccacactgtacacatgtgtaattACAGTATTTCAGTACAAAGAGCTGGCTCACCTGGTATCCCTGTGTGTCCCCAGACACCTGACACTGCTGTACCTTATGCcacactgtacatatgtgtaattACAGTATTTCAGTACAAAGAGCTGGCTCACCTGGTATCCCTGTGTGTCCCCAGACACCTGACACTGCAGTACCTTGTgcaacactgtacacatgtgtaattACAGTATTTCACTACAAAGAGCTGGCTCACCTGGTATCCCTGTGTGTCCCCAGACACCTGACACTGCTGTACCTTGTgccacactgtacacatgtgtaattACAGTATTTCACTACAAAGAGCTGGCTCACCTGGTATCCCTGTGTGTCCCCAGACACCTGACACTGCTGTACCTTATGCcacactgtacatatgtgtaattACAGTATTTCAGTACAAAGAGCTGGCTCACCTGGTATCCCTGTGTGTCCCCAGACACCTGACACTGCTGTACCTTGTgcaacactgtacacatgtgtaattACAGTATTTCAGTACAAAGAGCTGGCTCACCTGGTATCCCTGTGTGTCCCCAGACACCTGACACTGCTGTACCTTGTgcaacactgtacacatgtgtaattACAGTATTTCACTACAAAGAGCTGGCTCACCTGGTATCCCTGTGTGTCCCCAGATACTGTACCTGACACAGCAGTGCTTTGTGCCACACTGTACACGTGTAATTAGAGTTTTGCCAGTACAAAGAGCTGCCTCACCTGGTATCCCTGTGTGTCCCCAGATACTGAACCTGACACTGCTGTACCTTGTgccacactgtacacatgtgtaattACAGTATTTCACTACAAAGAGCTGGCTCACCTGGTATCCCTGTGTGTCCCCAGACACCTGACACTGCAGTACCTTGTgcaacactgtacacatgtgtaattACAGTATTTCACTACAAAGAGCTGGCTCACCTGGTATCCCTGTGTGTCCCCAGATACTGTACCTGACACAGCAGTGCTTTGTGCCACACTGTACACGTGTAATTAGAGTTTTGCCAGTACAAAGAGCTGCCTCACCTGGTATCCCTGTGTGTCCCCAGATACTGAACCTGACACTGCTGTACCTTGTGCCACACTGTACACGTGTAATTACAGTATTCCAGTACAAAGAGCTGCCTCACCTGGTATCCCTGTGGGTCCCCAGATACTGTACCTGATACAGCAGTGCTTTGTGCCACACTGTACACGTGTAATTAGAGTTTTGCCACTACAAAGAGCTGCCTCACCTGGTATCCCTGTGTGTCCCCAGATACTGAACCTGACACTGCTGTACCTTGTgccacactgtacacatgtgtaattACAGTATTTCACTACAAAGAGCTGGCTCACCTGGTATCCCTGTCTGTCCCCAGACACCTGACACTGCTGTACCTTGTgccacactgtacacatgtgtaattACAGTATTTCACTACAAAGAGCTGGCTCACCTGGTATCCCTGTGTGTCCCCAGACACCTGACACTGCTGTACCTTGTgccacactgtacacatgtgtaattACAGTATTTCACTACAAAGAGCTGGCTCACCTGGTATCCCTGTGTATCCCCAGATACTGTACCTGACACAGCAGTGCTTTGTGCCACACTGTACACGTGTAATTAGAGTTTTGCCAGTACAAAGAGCTGCCTCACCTGGTATCCCTGTGGGTCCCCAGATACTGTACCTGACACAGCAGTGCTTTGTGCCACACTGTACACGTGTAATTAGAGTTTTGCCAGTACAAAGAGCTGCCTCACCTGGTATCCCTGTGGGTCCCCAGATACTGTACCTGACACAGCAGTGCTTTGTGCCACACTGTACACGTGTAATTAGAGTTTTGCCAGTACAAAGAGCTGCCTCACCTGGTATCCCTGTGTGTCCCCAGATACTGTACCTGACACTGCAGTGCCTTGTgccacactgtacacatgtgtaaataCAGTATTCCAGTACAAAGAGCTGTCTCACCTGCTATCCCTGTGTGTCCCCAGACACCTGACACTGCAGTATCTTGTGCcacacagtacacatgtgtAATTAGAGTTTTGCCACTACAAAGAGCTGCCTCACCTGGTATCCCTGTGTGTCCCCAGACACCTGACACTGCAGTATTTTGTGCCACACGGTACACATGTGTAATTAGAGTTTTGCCACTACAAAGAGCTGCCTCACCTGGTATCCCTGTGTGTCCCCAGACACCTGACACTGCAGTACCTTGTgccacactgtacacatgtataattggATGGAAAAGTGAGAATGGTCAAGGAAACACACAACTATTTGCACATCGAGAAAGCCATGTTTCGAACCTAGTCTGGCAtatctgtatttgtatttttcttagCTTTTATACTGTTATAATACATATACTAATTAGTATTTATGGGACAAAAATGAGAGATGGATCTGCTCCAACAGGTGAAATGTTTTGTCCCACCAGCTGATCTCTTTTACTGCTTCCGTGCACGAAACAGAATCTAGTTTCTACATCATACTGTTGAATTTTTCAacccttttgcatgtttgcaaagtttgcaagttattcaagcaaattctgaagacattattctgtgttgaatgagaaaattatacgttttgtgaagccctgacactggtcaatccaaccaatgtagttttgtctctaataTCCAATTAAaaacactgaaagttgctctttcatacatgaaaaggtacagAAATTAAGGTAGGATGAGACTGTCCATCATTACTTTTCTTTCacgcagtgtacatgtacatggggtaTTAGGAAAAGTGATAATCCTTTTCGCTCATTTCTGCTTGAGCTGTCTTACTGCTTAAGTGTTCTGAGTGACCCGACACTCAAGTGCACAAGCAAATAAAACTAATAACATAATCTACTGTATAGGACTGGACCCTGACGAAACGTAGACAAAACAGGATATCCACAGACAGCACAGAAATGTCTCTCGGGAAATGGTGATTGCGGCGTACAGGCAGACATGTAGTTAGGCGCTTCACGAACTCCCATTTGCTGCAACAAGAAAATCAAGgactgactgagtgactgagtgaATCACTACTTACATATTACTCAGGCTTCTAGTCGACCTTGACCTCAAGAACAAATGGTTAACAGTTCCACCAGGGGAGAAATCTTTTACTTGAAAATGCAGATGGATTGGAGTCTTTTGCAGTGAATGTCAGATTGTTAAAATAGAATATCTAGATACACTACTCAGCCTATTAACCTAGTAGCCAtgaaactaatcaaataaataaataagtatatgaATATGCATCACCTCCTCTTCTATGAGAGCAGAAAAGTTTTTCTTCAGCCTCTGTTTGATGTATTCCCCTCGTGAACGCCTTTTCTTCTTCGCAGCAGAGCTGGCTAAAAATGCAAACACAAGGAAGATGAAAACATTAATTACTCATACGGAcagttttatttcaatataGTGTGATGGCAGCCAATCACTCTCAACGCTGACATGTTCATAGTGTTGCTTTAATGACACATGATGTTGACACATTCACAGCTCTGCCTCACAGGAACACAATGCTGACACATTCATAGcactgcctcactggaacacaatGCCCACACATACACAGCACTGCCTCAATGAACACAATGCCCACACATACACAGCACTGCTTCACTGGAACACAATGCTCACACATTCacagcgctgcctcactggaacacaatTCTGACACATTCCATTTACAGTGTTGCCTAAGTGCAACACTATGCTCACACATTCACAGCCCTGCCTCATTGGAACACAATGATGACCCATTCAGAGCGCTTCCTCACTGGAACACAAAGCTCAAACATTCacagcgctgcctcactggaacacaatTCTGACACATTCAATTCACAGTGTTGCCCAAGTGCAACACAATGCTCACAGATACAaagcgctgcctcactggaacacaatGATGACCCATTCACAACGCTTCCTCACTGAACACAATGCTCACACATTCacagcgctgcctcactggaacacaatGCTCACacatttacagtgctgcctcactggaacacaatTCTGACACATTCCATTCACAGTGTTGCCCAAGTGTAACACAATGCTCACACATTCACAGCGCTGCCTCAATGGAACGCAACGATGACCCATTCACAGGGCTTCCTCACTTGAACACAATGCTCACACATTCACAGCGC includes the following:
- the LOC135479453 gene encoding zinc finger HIT domain-containing protein 1-like, which produces MAAEKRESSRVREVQQKRVLDEAARRRRARKALEALEQDNFQDDPHADLKMSKKAPRFEESMEIGSSASSAAKKKRRSRGEYIKQRLKKNFSALIEEEQMGVREAPNYMSACTPQSPFPERHFCAVCGFPSNYTCVQCGTRYCSVRCLGTHRDTRCLKWTA